From a single Gimesia fumaroli genomic region:
- the sucD gene encoding succinate--CoA ligase subunit alpha produces MSILVTEKTRVICQGITGKSGLFHSQQCREYGTPLLGGVTPGKGGTEVDGFPVYNTVEEAVEKTGANTSLIFVPPPFCGEAIMEAADAGIELIIAITEGVPVTDMVRVMEYLKGKKSRLIGPNCPGVITPGIAKIGIMPGYIHTPGSVGLISKSGTLTYEAAWQLGNVGLGQTTAVGIGGDPIIGTTFIDLLELFENDPATESIMLIGEIGGTAEIEAAEYIKEHVTKPVAGFIAGKTAPPGKRMGHAGAIISGGSGTADEKIAALEAAGVVVAESPADMGAAVKRAIEAAA; encoded by the coding sequence ATGAGTATTTTAGTTACTGAAAAGACACGCGTCATTTGCCAGGGGATCACCGGTAAGTCCGGTCTGTTTCACAGCCAGCAGTGCCGTGAATATGGGACGCCATTGTTGGGCGGCGTGACTCCCGGTAAAGGGGGAACCGAAGTCGACGGCTTTCCGGTATATAACACGGTTGAAGAAGCGGTCGAAAAAACCGGCGCGAATACAAGTCTGATTTTTGTGCCACCGCCATTCTGTGGTGAAGCAATCATGGAAGCCGCGGACGCCGGTATTGAATTGATCATTGCCATCACCGAAGGAGTGCCTGTCACCGACATGGTGCGAGTGATGGAGTATCTCAAGGGTAAAAAGAGCCGCCTGATTGGCCCGAACTGTCCTGGAGTGATTACTCCCGGCATTGCGAAAATCGGCATTATGCCCGGCTATATTCATACGCCCGGTTCCGTAGGGCTGATCAGCAAGAGTGGAACGCTGACCTACGAAGCAGCCTGGCAGTTGGGTAATGTCGGTCTAGGCCAGACAACTGCTGTGGGCATTGGTGGTGATCCGATTATCGGCACCACATTTATTGATCTTTTGGAACTGTTCGAGAACGATCCTGCGACGGAATCGATCATGCTGATTGGCGAAATCGGTGGAACGGCTGAAATTGAAGCAGCCGAATACATCAAGGAACATGTCACCAAACCGGTGGCCGGGTTCATTGCCGGTAAGACGGCACCTCCCGGAAAACGGATGGGACACGCGGGGGCGATCATCAGCGGGGGAAGTGGAACCGCCGATGAGAAAATTGCCGCTCTGGAAGCAGCCGGTGTTGTCGTGGCAGAAAGCCCCGCCGACATGGGGGCTGCGGTCAAGCGGGCGATTGAAGCTGCCGCTTAA
- the sucC gene encoding ADP-forming succinate--CoA ligase subunit beta gives MKIHEYQAKQLFREVGIPVPEGIIAKTADEAVAAFEKLDRPLVVVKSQIHAGGRGKGRFKEHPDQAGVVLARSAEEVRENAERMLGSTLVTIQTGEEGKQVNTLFIEQGLDIAKELYLGCVIDREAGGPVMILSTEGGMEIEVVAEEAPEKILSEPFSIHTGLLGFQARKLAFKLGMEGKTVRSAEKFFCQLSRFFVDNDCSMTEINPLVITGEGDLVALDAKVTFDDNALFRHKPFDELRDLTEEDPAEVAAANAGLSYVKLDGNIGCLVNGAGLAMSTMDLIKHHGGEPANFLDVGGGANVDQVTEAFRIILADENVKAVLVNIFGGIMKCDTIVTALLEAYEKVGFTVPLVVRLEGTNVEVARKMLSESGRDIISATDLTDAAQKVVATLSS, from the coding sequence ATGAAAATTCACGAATATCAGGCCAAACAGTTGTTTCGCGAAGTCGGGATTCCCGTACCTGAGGGAATCATAGCGAAAACCGCCGATGAAGCGGTGGCCGCATTTGAGAAACTAGACCGTCCGTTGGTGGTTGTGAAATCCCAAATTCACGCCGGAGGCCGCGGAAAAGGTCGTTTCAAAGAACACCCCGATCAAGCGGGTGTTGTTCTGGCACGTTCTGCAGAGGAAGTTCGCGAGAACGCCGAACGGATGCTGGGTTCGACTCTGGTGACGATCCAGACAGGCGAAGAAGGAAAGCAGGTTAATACGCTGTTCATCGAACAGGGACTGGATATTGCCAAAGAGCTGTATCTGGGTTGTGTGATTGACCGCGAAGCAGGCGGCCCGGTGATGATTCTCTCTACTGAAGGGGGGATGGAAATCGAAGTTGTCGCCGAAGAAGCTCCGGAAAAAATTCTGAGTGAGCCTTTTTCGATTCACACTGGCTTACTCGGCTTTCAAGCCCGTAAGTTGGCATTCAAACTGGGCATGGAAGGGAAAACCGTTCGCAGTGCCGAGAAGTTTTTCTGCCAGCTCAGTCGATTCTTTGTTGATAACGACTGCAGCATGACCGAGATCAATCCGCTAGTGATTACCGGCGAAGGTGACTTGGTTGCCTTGGATGCGAAAGTGACCTTTGATGACAACGCACTGTTCCGTCATAAACCGTTTGACGAACTGCGCGACCTGACCGAAGAAGACCCGGCCGAAGTCGCTGCGGCCAATGCCGGTTTAAGCTACGTTAAGCTGGATGGAAATATTGGCTGTCTGGTCAACGGTGCTGGCCTGGCAATGAGTACGATGGACCTGATCAAGCATCATGGCGGAGAGCCTGCCAACTTCCTGGACGTAGGTGGCGGAGCGAATGTCGATCAGGTAACCGAAGCGTTTCGGATTATTCTGGCGGACGAAAATGTCAAAGCGGTCCTGGTGAATATCTTTGGCGGGATCATGAAGTGCGACACAATTGTGACTGCGTTACTGGAAGCCTACGAGAAGGTTGGGTTTACTGTGCCTCTGGTGGTTCGTCTGGAAGGTACGAATGTAGAAGTGGCCCGTAAGATGCTTTCTGAAAGTGGTCGGGATATTATTTCCGCGACCGATTTAACAGATGCTGCTCAGAAAGTCGTTGCCACTTTAAGTTCCTAG
- a CDS encoding RbsD/FucU family protein: protein MLKGIPPILSPDLMNTMMNMGHGDDIVLADGNFPADSHAQRIIRLDGHGVPEILDAMLQFFPLDTFVDQPAGLMNPVDEKTAEPPIWSTYQQLIQKHDSRKFELEKIERFEFYERAKLAYAIVATSETALYANLILKKGVVVE, encoded by the coding sequence ATGCTCAAAGGAATTCCTCCGATACTCTCCCCCGATCTGATGAACACAATGATGAATATGGGGCACGGCGATGATATTGTACTCGCAGACGGAAACTTCCCCGCCGACTCACACGCCCAGCGGATCATCCGCCTTGACGGTCATGGTGTCCCTGAAATCTTAGATGCGATGCTGCAGTTCTTCCCGCTTGATACGTTCGTAGATCAGCCGGCCGGCTTAATGAACCCCGTCGACGAAAAAACGGCGGAGCCTCCCATCTGGAGCACCTACCAGCAACTCATTCAAAAGCATGACAGTCGGAAATTCGAACTGGAAAAAATTGAACGCTTCGAATTTTATGAACGGGCAAAACTGGCCTACGCCATCGTCGCCACCAGCGAAACGGCCCTGTATGCCAACCTGATTCTCAAGAAAGGGGTCGTTGTGGAATAG
- a CDS encoding REP-associated tyrosine transposase has protein sequence MTSPRKQIKHFHEPGDCHELTFSCYQRKPLLTNPIWNKLLCQSIDQALVRHHFRLIAFVIMPEHLHLFVYPESNECKIDRLLAAIKRPFSYRIKELLIQKNNDLVLELTSKKNSGKSVFHFWQKGPGYDRNLSTKQAVENAINYIHLNPVKRKLSNDSSSWKWSSARWYESDGKVVDPDLPQIHGLPWEFFEVQ, from the coding sequence ATGACTTCTCCTCGAAAACAAATCAAACATTTCCATGAACCGGGTGATTGTCATGAATTAACTTTTTCGTGTTATCAAAGAAAACCTCTACTGACGAACCCGATTTGGAACAAGCTGCTATGTCAATCAATTGATCAAGCTCTAGTACGTCACCATTTCCGCTTAATTGCCTTCGTTATAATGCCTGAGCATTTACATCTCTTCGTTTATCCGGAGAGCAACGAATGTAAGATTGATCGACTACTTGCAGCGATCAAACGCCCTTTTTCATACAGAATAAAAGAACTTCTAATTCAGAAGAACAACGACTTAGTCTTGGAACTGACATCAAAAAAGAATTCAGGGAAATCTGTATTTCACTTTTGGCAGAAAGGCCCCGGATACGATCGCAATTTGTCAACAAAACAAGCAGTCGAAAACGCGATCAATTATATCCACTTAAATCCTGTCAAACGTAAACTCTCGAACGACTCTAGTTCATGGAAATGGTCAAGTGCTCGTTGGTACGAGAGTGATGGTAAAGTCGTTGATCCAGATTTACCTCAAATACACGGTTTACCTTGGGAATTCTTTGAAGTCCAATAG